From Juglans regia cultivar Chandler chromosome 8, Walnut 2.0, whole genome shotgun sequence, the proteins below share one genomic window:
- the LOC108991295 gene encoding uncharacterized protein LOC108991295, which produces MRGVSRFRVKGKLSLRYVGLYEIVEKVGAVAYRLELPTEFQEIHNVFHVSSLKKSFGNQTQVVVDPDSIHSQSNLTYDEKLIQIIDWKDKELWNRKIPLVKLLWQNHNVQEVTWEKEVDMRAKYPQLFDT; this is translated from the coding sequence ATGAGAGGAGTAAGCCGCTTCAGAGTGAAAGGCAAGTTAAGTCTGAGATACGTGGGACTCTATGAGATAGTGGAGAAAGTGGGAGCAGTTGCGTATCGTTTGGAGTTGCCAACTGAGTTCCAAGAAATTCACAATGTTTTCCACGTGTCTTCTTTAAAGAAAAGTTTTGGGAATCAAACACAAGTAGTGGTGGATCCCGATAGTATCCATTCGCAATCCAACCTAACCTATGATGAAAAGCTGATCCAGATCATTGACTGGAAAGATAAAGAGTTGTGGAACCGTAAGATCCCATTGGTCAAACTACTTTGGCAAAATCATAATGTTCAAGAGGTGACTTGGGAGAAAGAAGTCGATATGCGAGCCAAGTACCCTCAGTTATTTGACACCTAA